GCGGCTCGGAGTCGGTGTTCAGCAGCCGCAGCCGCACCGACGCGCCCCGCGCGGCGTCCGGTGCGAGCACGCCGTCGTCGTCGCCGATGGCCAGCACGCCGTCGTAGGTGTGCACCGGCAGGACGAGGTCGACGTCGTCGGGCGTGGCGTCGCGCGGGGTGACGACCAGCGTGCCGAACAGGCCGCGGCGCACGCCGATGTGCGACACCTGGTGCGTGTGGTACCAGAACGTGCCGGCCTGGTCGGCCCGGAACCGGTAGCCGAACTCCGCACCGGCCGCGACGACGTCCTGCGTGGTGCCGGGCGCGCCGTCCTCGCCGCACGCGACGTCGTAGCCGTGCCAGTGGATCGTCACCCCGTCGTCGATGTCCTCGTTACGCAGCGTCACCTCGACGAGGTCGCCCTGCACGGCGGTCAGCGGCGGCCCGGGCAGCCGGCCGTCGAACGTCCACGCGTCGATCTCCCGCCCCGACGTCAGCGCGACGGCCGAGCGCCGCGCCGTGACGCTGTAGGTCTGGACGGCGCCACCTGCGGCCGGCGTGGTGGGGCCGCGCAGGTCGGTGACGGGGGTGCCGTGCTCGGCCGGGTGGACGGCGGCCGCTCCCCCGCCCGCGTCGGCGGACGGCGCCCGGACGAACGCCAGCCCGATGCCGGCCGCTCCGGCGCCGGCGGCCGCGACGCCGAGGAACCGGCGCCGGGTCAGCGGCCCGCCGGCGGTCTGCCGTTCGGCGGGCGGCGGCGCCACCACCGCCTGCGCCGTCACCAGCACCGCGCCGGCCACGCCGGCCACCGCGAGTAGCGCGACACTCCACGTCAGCGGGTAGCCGCCGACGTACGTCACGACGAACCCGGCCAGCGCCGCGTAGCCCACCGCGAACAGCGACGTCACCGCCGCCGGCGGCAGGTCGCCGCCGCGCAGCAGCGGCCGTCCCGCCAGCACCGCCGCGGCCGCCACCGTCACGACCAGCAGCGGCACGCCCACCAGCACCTTCTCCTGGACGAACCACCAGCCGCGATCGGCCAGCACCGCCACCAGCGTCAGCCGCCCGGCGACGGCCAGGACGCCGCCCGCCGCCAGCCCCAGCGCCACCCGCGTCCGGCCGGCCGCCGCCACCGCGCCCGCGGCCAGCCAGAGCGC
This Jiangella alba DNA region includes the following protein-coding sequences:
- a CDS encoding multicopper oxidase family protein — protein: MSTGQLVVLDHVVAVLTAALWLAAGAVAAAGRTRVALGLAAGGVLAVAGRLTLVAVLADRGWWFVQEKVLVGVPLLVVTVAAAAVLAGRPLLRGGDLPPAAVTSLFAVGYAALAGFVVTYVGGYPLTWSVALLAVAGVAGAVLVTAQAVVAPPPAERQTAGGPLTRRRFLGVAAAGAGAAGIGLAFVRAPSADAGGGAAAVHPAEHGTPVTDLRGPTTPAAGGAVQTYSVTARRSAVALTSGREIDAWTFDGRLPGPPLTAVQGDLVEVTLRNEDIDDGVTIHWHGYDVACGEDGAPGTTQDVVAAGAEFGYRFRADQAGTFWYHTHQVSHIGVRRGLFGTLVVTPRDATPDDVDLVLPVHTYDGVLAIGDDDGVLAPDAARGASVRLRLLNTDSEPHRFGLAGTAFRLAAVDGRDVHDPGEASERALRLPAGGRYDVTFAMPDRPVALTVDGEVRLRLGGDGDVPDTGGWPELDPLHYGGPDDVPFTLDTDYDRHFTMVLDRGAAMVDGRPAFAQTVNGRGHPSIPEQLVAEGDLVRFTVVNRSLETHPWHLHGHGVLVLARDGRAATGSPLWVDTFDVRPGEVWDVAFEAANPGVWMNHCHNLPHAEQGMMLRLRYDGVTAVAGSHARH